Proteins co-encoded in one Gadus morhua chromosome 6, gadMor3.0, whole genome shotgun sequence genomic window:
- the pcna gene encoding proliferating cell nuclear antigen yields MFEARLVQGSILKKVLEALKDLITEACWDVSSFGISLQSMDSSHVSLVQLTLRSDGFDSYRCDRNLAMGVNLSSMSKILKCAGNEDIITLRAEDNADTLVLVFETINQEKVSDYEMKLMDLDVEQLGIPEQEYSCVVKMPSGEFARICRDLSQIGDAVMISCAKDGVKFSATGELGTGNVKLSQTSNVDKEDEAVTIEMNEPVQLIFALNYLNFFTKATPLSKTVILSMSADIPLVVEYKIADMGHVKYYLAPKIDEEAS; encoded by the exons ATGTTCGAGGCACGCTTGGTCCAGGGCTCAATCCTGAAGAAAGTATTGGAGGCTCTGAAGGATCTCATCACAGAAGCGTGTTGGGATGTCAGCTCGTTCGGTATTTCGCTGCAGAGTATGGACTCCTCTCACGTCTCTCTGGTCCAGCTCACACTCCGAAGCGATGGGTTTGACTCCTACCGCTGCGACAGAAACCTCGCCATGGGAGTCAACCTCAGCAG TATGTCAAAGATCCTGAAGTGTGCTGGAAATGAAGATATCATCACCCTCAGAGCAGAAGACAATGCTGACACGCTCGTTCTTGTGTTTGAAACCATCA ACCAGGAGAAAGTCTCAGACTATGAGATGAAGCTCATGGACCTTGATGTGGAGCAACTGGGGATCCCA GAGCAGGAGTACAGCTGTGTGGTGAAGATGCCGTCGGGGGAGTTTGCCCGTATCTGCCGGGACCTCTCCCAGATCGGAGACGCCGTCATGATCTCCTGTGCCAAGGACGGAGTCAAGTTCTCCGCAACTGGAGAGCTCGGGACCGGGAACGTCAAGCTGTCCCAGACCAGCAACGTTGACAAGGAGGACGAGGCT GTGACCATTGAGATGAACGAGCCGGTGCAGCTGATCTTCGCCCTGAACTACCTGAACTTTTTCACCAAAGCAACGCCGCTGTCCAAGACCGTCATTCTCAGCATGTCTGCAGATATCCCCCTAG TGGTCGAGTACAAAATCGCAGACATGGGTCACGTCAAATACTACCTGGCCCCCAAGATCGACGAGGAGGCCTCCTAA